ATGGGAGGAGTGGACTGAGAACCCTTGTTCCTTTTTTTTGTAATTTAGTTTGCTTGTTCTAGACCTTCTGTGGTCCTTACCTTTGTTATTTTGTTTCAGTGTTGTTGCTAGCTATCGCTGGTGTTTTTTCTTCTTTCCCCTTGATGCAAGCTgctattgaaaaaaaaaattgtgcaaTATACTACATTTTTTTATCATATTGTTATTTATGTGATGTGGGTCCAGGGGCATTATTGAGAAATCAAGTACCACAAAACCATTGGCACTTCCCACTGTTTAGTCCCCTAAAACCTGGGATTGTGTCATTGTGTGCGGTTAGATAGATTGCATCTATCTATTTATACCACATTCAACTCCTTTGATTCATCATCAATCGCTTCACTTTTGATtacaaacaaacaaatcatcaCAACCCCCACTTAGATTACTGAAACATGAGTTCAACAAGCAGAGCTTGGATGGTGGCCGGAACTGTTGGTTTAGTGGAGGCTCTCAAAGACCAAGGGTTTGCACGGTGGAACTACACCATCAGAGCCATCCACCACCACGCCAAAGCCAATCTCCGATCACTCTCCCAAACCAAAAAGCTTTCTTCTCCGGCAGCCTTGGCTTCAAGCAGAGGCATTGAacaatcagaggagtcattgagAAAAGTAATGTATTTGAGCTGTTGGGGTCCCAACTGATCAAACCCCTTTTTGTTGTTTAATTATAGATTTAGAGAAACAtgattatatatgtatatgtaagtATGCATCATGTACAAGTCCACCCTTCATAATCGAAGAGAATTCCGATtgagattaaaaaaaaattattttatcaTATATCGAAGTTGTATGATGCCATTTTGACTTGTTATTCAGTTCCATGAGCAAGTTTTATGTTAATTACTATATAACCAAAGGATAAATTTATCAAATTGAGGAAACCGGGTTTggggcattgctcgacacgtggTTGGTGTGGGCTCCACCAATCCGCACCCAAAAAAGTGGGGTGGAGAAGGGGCTAGCCAAACGGTTCTCAACACCCAGCCATACATTGTCAGCCATGTCACCCCAGGCGGGCAACACTGACCAAAACGTCAACCCAGGATGGAGCAGCCGACGTTAAAAGGGCCAACAACGCCTAAAAGTCACGCCCACACCCACCACTCTAAATTTGTCTATGAATAATTGAATATATCTTTACTTAAATCAAGGAGCTTTTAGTGTCCCTGTACTGTTATTAAGTTTAATTAAAAGAAATTCTTTAAATATTACATGTTTCATAAaagtagacctggcaaacgggtcgggtcgggtcctGGGTCAAAACAAATCAATTATAAAAAAGGGTTGTTTGGTTCGGATTGGAACGGGTCTGGGTCAGAACGGGTTTTGGGTCGGGTTTTACTTTATTTTAAAGTTATCCAACAAGTTACAAGTCAATAGCCAAACTTTTATGGTTATCTGCACATTTCAGCTTGAGAAGCTAAGTACTGGAGTCCAACAACAATATCACTAATCAAGGGCCGAAAATTTGCTTCATCCTGAAAATTTGAATTCCAAGCCGTGAAACGATGGCGTCGGCCTGATTAGTTTGAAATAAACGTAGTCCACAAATATGAAAAAAACACCGCTTCATTTTTACAAGATCAAACCAATATATATTGTAAAGGctcttttttttgggtaaagggttaccccggtgattcaatatatattcacaaccaaatcaACACAAGTAGTGAGGAGACATCCACACTAGTTCAAATATGGGACAGACCCCCATGAATGTAAAGGCTCATTTGTATTGTTCTATAAGTTTATAAAGGAAAACTTTTCACATAAACCGCGTAAGTTGGACAATACAAGCTCCCTGCAGCACGAATCATCAGAGCATGATCACAGATAAGAATGTACCTTTGCCTCGGCTAGAGCCAACACCAGATCCTCTGGCTTTTCCCTCCTGATACTCATCCCATCAATGTCTGCAGCCTAAATAAATCACAAACCAAAATCAATCAATTATCTAAATCCCCAAATACTGATGAAAACAGTTTACTTGGGTGTAAACGAATCGAACGGACATGAACAATTAAACAAACATGGTTTTTCTTGTTCGTGTGCATCTTCGTTTAAGTTCGTTTTTTAACTGTATAAACAAACGATTCACAGACGCAAACTAATGAACGTCACAGACACAAATGCATTCATTAAGATTTAACAATTTTATTGCGACATCAGGGCCGTTTGAGCCACGTCTTTAACACAAACCGACAACATAACTCTCAACCTAAATCCTTAACCGAGAAAATGTAACCATCAAAATTGTGATAAGTTGATTTAAATATGCGTGTTTACAGGTAATCATAACATACACCAGCCATAACTTTTAATGCAGATCCTCTTCAATAGCTAATTCAACATCTTAATTTACCTGAAACTGTAACAAAATAAAATGCGGGTCAAATAGAATATCAGCAACTAGATCTTGTTTTAAATAGAGCCAAAATAAAACCTGAATAAACGAAAGTACAAAACATCTCGGTTACAGCAACATCTCTGCGATCTGAACGGCGTTAAGAGCAGCACCCTTGCGTATTTGGTCGCCACAAACAAATATATCCAATCTGTATAAATAACACACAAAGCTACGTgtcaaatataaaaataaaaagaaactgaAAACCTAACTGTTTGCTTGTGATTTACGGACCCATGGTTTCCGTCTTGAGACTCGTCTTGACGAATCCGACCAACTGCCACGTCATCCTTGTTCGAAACTTCCAGGGGAGTAGGGAAACGGTTGCTAGCACGATCATCGATAACAACTACACCGGGAGCTTTCTTCAAAATGTCTTTCGCTTCATTCTACATAAAACACAAAAAT
The Helianthus annuus cultivar XRQ/B chromosome 6, HanXRQr2.0-SUNRISE, whole genome shotgun sequence genome window above contains:
- the LOC110864863 gene encoding uncharacterized protein LOC110864863 → MSSTSRAWMVAGTVGLVEALKDQGFARWNYTIRAIHHHAKANLRSLSQTKKLSSPAALASSRGIEQSEESLRKVMYLSCWGPN